A single region of the Neochlamydia sp. AcF84 genome encodes:
- a CDS encoding sel1 repeat family protein — translation MFINDSNISSNYSPSLVKGQEVKNPEISFELSSLLEKIEWCRNKRFVELADENAKKDLDYILAAVVDEANQTTFYDGCQFTRFLQEVDGIYSPSTQAKIKDIYYYSLNPNKQELQPLFTKKDLESPLYWNYLFANDSLLEESARAECLFQLGNCYYQGNGVEVDMKYALEYYRRAINLANHAKAELMLAYCYENGEGIEKDENLARYWYSQAAFHSSDPVVKQLTSQKLACIEKEV, via the coding sequence ATGTTTATAAATGATTCAAATATAAGTAGCAATTATAGTCCCTCCTTAGTTAAGGGGCAAGAAGTAAAAAACCCCGAGATTAGTTTTGAACTCTCTAGTCTCCTTGAAAAAATTGAGTGGTGCAGAAATAAACGTTTTGTAGAACTTGCGGATGAAAATGCTAAAAAAGATTTAGATTACATTTTAGCAGCAGTGGTAGATGAAGCCAATCAGACTACATTTTATGATGGATGCCAATTTACCCGCTTCCTTCAAGAAGTTGACGGAATATATAGCCCATCCACACAAGCAAAAATTAAGGATATTTATTATTACTCCCTCAATCCCAATAAACAAGAGCTTCAGCCTTTATTTACCAAAAAAGATTTAGAATCTCCTCTTTATTGGAATTACTTATTTGCTAATGATTCTCTTTTAGAAGAAAGTGCTAGGGCAGAATGTTTATTTCAGCTAGGAAATTGTTACTATCAGGGAAACGGCGTAGAAGTAGATATGAAATACGCTTTAGAATATTACAGACGAGCTATAAATCTAGCAAACCATGCAAAAGCGGAATTGATGTTGGCTTACTGCTATGAAAATGGAGAAGGAATAGAAAAAGATGAAAATTTAGCTCGCTATTGGTATAGCCAGGCAGCATTTCATTCTTCTGATCCAGTTGTAAAGCAATTGACAAGCCAAAAGCTTGCCTGCATTGAAAAAGAAGTTTAA